From a region of the Arachis ipaensis cultivar K30076 chromosome B09, Araip1.1, whole genome shotgun sequence genome:
- the LOC107619681 gene encoding transcription factor bHLH118-like: MNPWNPCDDLYFQISSSSADYDYSSLPIIQTSPSAAEDHHHHQILVHGYEYDPAMMDASASVPPCPNQKGKQRKELTPNNNALGAEDGDENKKWMHREIEKQRRQEMSRLCTTFRTLLPFEYIKGKRSTSDHMHEGVKYIKHLQNRVEKLQAKRDELVKSINLRPNKSGSSSSSSSTQHVHHQTFVIVEPFSGGVLIKCSYSFRNYAFPLSGILDIVLRQGLNVVDCTSITTDDHRFIHTIRSEDPQVMTTETDDYTELQRKLKEAISSSSN, encoded by the exons ATGAATCCTTGGAACCCATGTGATGATTTATACTTTCAGATTTCATCATCTTCTGCTGATTATGACTATTCATCCCTCCCTATAATCCAAACATCACCATCAGCCGCGgaagatcatcatcatcatcagatcCTGGTTCATGGATATGAATATGATCCTGCTATGATGGATGCAAGTGCAAGTGTACCACCTTGTCCAAATCAAAAGGGAAAGCAGCGAAAAGAGTTGACTCCTAATAATAATGCTTTGGGAGCAGAAGATGGTGATGAGAACAAGAAGTGGATGCATAGGGagatagaaaaacaaagaagGCAAGAAATGTCAAGACTTTGCACCACCTTTAGAACTCTTCTACCTTTTGAATATATTAAG GGAAAGCGGTCAACTTCTGATCACATGCATGAGGGGGTGAAATACATCAAACACTTACAGAATAGGGTGGAAAAGTTGCAAGCCAAAAGGGATGAGTTAGTGAAGTCGATTAATTTGAGACCTAATAAGAGTGGAAgtagttcttcttcttcttctacacaGCATGTTCATCATCAAACCTTTGTCATTGTTGAACCCTTCTCTGGGGGAGTTCTGATTAAGTGCAGTTATAGCTTCAGGAACTATGCATTCCCTTTATCAGGAATCTTGGACATTGTGCTTAGACAAGGCCTTAATGTTGTTGATTGTACTTCAATCACCACTGATGATCACAGGTTCATACACACTATCCGATCAGAG GATCCACAAGTGATGACCACTGAGACTGATGACTACACCGAACTGCAAAGAAAGCTTAAGGAAGCTATATCATCATCAAGTAATTAG